The proteins below come from a single Salinilacihabitans rarus genomic window:
- a CDS encoding cupin domain-containing protein encodes MRKVSISDVDPDPYDDDLHADRRALTGPLNAADLAIVRYALDPGERFSGSLHAHADQEEVFVVLEGEATFETRASDEDETREVVVGENEAIRFAPGEFQTGRNDGDGRVVALALGAPRDSEDVRIARIPALDGRDVSCPDCGREAMRLSRGDADFVCPDCGGTLDVE; translated from the coding sequence ATGCGGAAGGTTTCGATCAGCGACGTGGACCCGGACCCGTACGACGACGACCTCCACGCCGACCGCCGGGCGTTGACCGGGCCGCTCAACGCCGCCGACCTCGCGATCGTTCGCTACGCCCTCGATCCCGGCGAGCGGTTCAGCGGGTCGCTGCACGCCCACGCCGACCAGGAGGAGGTGTTCGTCGTCCTCGAAGGCGAGGCGACGTTCGAGACGCGCGCGAGCGACGAGGACGAGACCCGCGAGGTCGTCGTCGGCGAGAACGAGGCGATCCGCTTTGCCCCCGGCGAGTTCCAGACCGGCCGGAACGACGGCGACGGGCGCGTCGTCGCGCTCGCGCTGGGCGCGCCGCGGGACAGCGAGGACGTGCGCATCGCCCGGATTCCGGCGCTGGACGGCCGGGACGTCTCGTGTCCCGACTGCGGCCGGGAGGCCATGCGGCTCTCGCGGGGGGACGCGGACTTCGTCTGTCCCGACTGCGGCGGGACCCTCGACGTCGAGTGA
- a CDS encoding phosphomannomutase — protein MTLFGTAGIRGPVDAEVTPALALAVGQAAGEPGETFVVGRDGRETGQALAAAMEAGLESAGADVRRVGRVPTPALAFASRGRRGVMLTASHNPPADNGIKLFADGVEYDREREEAVEARVDDPDVAPWDEWGGAERADVLGAYRTAVADYVRGRFGDEPLAGLSVAVDCGNGVGALATPQVLERLGADVVALNASVDGHFPARESKPTPETLTDLAAFLDGGEFDLGLAHDGDADRLVALEGDGTVIHEDTVLAVVAERYVSESDAADPVVVTTPNASARIDERVREAGGRVERVRLGALHEGIARERHAAREEPDTTVVFAAEPWKHIHTAFGGWIDGVASAAVVSALVAEAGSAAALRDPVTERPYRKVSADCPDERKADAMATLESSLPAAFPDADVDTSYGVRLEFPDASWVLVRPSGTEPYVRLYAESDDVEDLVAAAREVVEAAIEG, from the coding sequence ATGACGTTGTTCGGGACCGCAGGGATCCGCGGCCCAGTCGACGCCGAGGTGACGCCGGCGCTCGCGCTGGCGGTCGGGCAGGCCGCTGGCGAACCGGGCGAGACGTTCGTCGTCGGCCGCGACGGACGCGAGACGGGGCAGGCGCTCGCCGCCGCGATGGAGGCCGGCCTCGAGAGCGCGGGGGCGGACGTCCGCCGGGTCGGCCGGGTGCCGACGCCCGCGCTCGCGTTCGCCTCGCGGGGGCGCCGGGGCGTGATGCTCACCGCGAGCCACAATCCGCCGGCCGACAACGGGATCAAACTCTTCGCCGACGGCGTCGAGTACGACCGCGAGCGGGAGGAGGCCGTCGAGGCCCGCGTCGACGACCCCGACGTCGCCCCCTGGGACGAGTGGGGCGGGGCCGAACGGGCCGACGTGCTCGGGGCGTACCGGACGGCGGTCGCCGACTACGTCCGCGGGCGCTTCGGCGACGAACCGCTCGCCGGCCTCTCGGTCGCGGTCGACTGCGGTAACGGCGTCGGCGCGCTCGCGACGCCGCAGGTGCTCGAACGCCTCGGCGCCGACGTCGTCGCGCTGAACGCGAGCGTCGACGGCCACTTCCCCGCCCGCGAGAGCAAGCCGACGCCGGAGACGCTGACCGACCTCGCCGCGTTCCTCGACGGCGGCGAGTTCGACCTCGGACTGGCCCACGACGGCGACGCCGACCGCCTCGTCGCCCTCGAAGGCGACGGGACGGTGATCCACGAGGACACGGTGCTCGCGGTCGTCGCCGAACGCTACGTCAGCGAGAGCGACGCGGCCGACCCCGTCGTCGTCACGACGCCGAACGCCTCCGCGCGCATCGACGAGCGGGTCCGCGAGGCCGGCGGCCGCGTCGAGCGCGTCCGTCTCGGGGCGCTCCACGAGGGAATCGCCCGGGAACGGCACGCGGCGCGAGAAGAGCCCGACACTACCGTCGTCTTCGCCGCGGAACCGTGGAAGCACATCCACACGGCCTTCGGCGGCTGGATCGACGGCGTCGCGAGCGCCGCCGTCGTGAGCGCGCTCGTCGCCGAGGCGGGCAGCGCCGCCGCCCTGCGCGACCCCGTGACCGAACGGCCGTACCGCAAGGTGAGCGCCGACTGCCCCGACGAGCGAAAGGCCGACGCGATGGCGACGCTCGAATCGTCGCTGCCGGCGGCGTTCCCCGACGCCGACGTCGACACCAGCTACGGCGTGCGCCTCGAGTTCCCCGACGCCTCGTGGGTCCTGGTGCGGCCGAGCGGCACCGAGCCGTACGTACGGCTCTACGCGGAGAGCGACGACGTCGAGGACCTCGTCGCCGCCGCCCGCGAGGTCGTCGAGGCGGCGATCGAGGGCTGA
- a CDS encoding AbrB/MazE/SpoVT family DNA-binding domain-containing protein, translating to MTEDSDRLPWLNPALFTKEMQEASEQVAESQQELLSQWMQSGATNPFEAMSGAGPMSVGTATFKARVQSGGRISIPEPERDALDIEEGDIVQTIVVPVKRTREE from the coding sequence ATGACGGAGGACTCCGACCGCCTGCCCTGGCTGAACCCCGCGTTGTTCACGAAGGAGATGCAGGAGGCGAGCGAGCAGGTCGCAGAATCCCAGCAGGAACTGCTGTCCCAGTGGATGCAGTCGGGCGCCACGAACCCGTTCGAAGCGATGTCGGGCGCCGGACCGATGAGCGTCGGCACCGCGACGTTCAAGGCGCGCGTCCAGAGCGGCGGTCGGATCAGCATTCCCGAACCCGAACGCGACGCCCTCGACATCGAAGAGGGCGACATCGTTCAGACGATCGTCGTCCCCGTCAAACGCACCAGAGAGGAGTAA
- a CDS encoding MaoC family dehydratase, whose product MTKQFTGATNIAAITNAWATMASSFLQGATAANRAALSAMFAPANDRNGADPDPDADAEAVPAPIPSVDYSTLDWEFERTVDDPNRIGVGDAVTFEKTLSDEDVRAFAHVSGDTNRLHLDEAFAAETRFGERIVHGTLVSGLISAALARLPGLTIYLSQDLEFRAPVGIGDRVAARVEIVEDLGNDQYRLETRIRDEDDDRTVIDGEAVVLIDDLPAE is encoded by the coding sequence ATGACGAAGCAGTTCACGGGGGCGACCAACATCGCCGCCATAACCAACGCCTGGGCGACGATGGCGAGCAGTTTTCTGCAGGGCGCGACCGCCGCCAACCGCGCCGCGCTCTCGGCGATGTTCGCCCCCGCGAACGACCGGAACGGCGCCGACCCGGACCCCGACGCCGACGCCGAGGCCGTCCCCGCGCCGATCCCCTCGGTCGACTACTCGACGCTCGACTGGGAGTTCGAGCGAACGGTCGACGACCCGAACCGAATCGGCGTCGGCGACGCCGTCACCTTCGAGAAGACCCTCTCCGACGAGGACGTCCGCGCGTTCGCCCACGTCAGCGGCGACACCAACCGCCTGCACCTCGACGAGGCGTTCGCCGCCGAGACGCGCTTCGGCGAGCGCATCGTCCACGGCACCCTCGTCTCCGGGCTCATCAGCGCCGCGCTCGCGCGCCTGCCGGGGCTTACCATCTACCTCTCACAGGACCTCGAGTTCCGCGCGCCGGTCGGCATCGGCGACCGGGTCGCCGCGCGGGTCGAGATCGTCGAGGACCTCGGCAACGACCAGTACCGCCTCGAAACGCGGATCCGCGACGAGGACGACGACCGCACCGTGATCGACGGCGAGGCCGTCGTCCTGATCGACGACCTGCCGGCGGAGTGA
- a CDS encoding ABC transporter permease — MRDDLEVLLERLVHASVFERIVISVAALFAAIVVGGVLVFVSGGFASCRTGLDLAGWTFCYNPMQVYYELFLGALGHPLEGGWHPLNYDMATTLRETTLLIFAGLSVAVAFRAGLFNIGTQGQLVVGGLATAVTVLYAAAIVPAGFVGTLVLVPIGVAAGALFGGLFGAIPGVLKAYADANEVITTIMLNFVAAGITSTLLSWRFQDPDSANPQTARVPEYAEIPTIPYVGFDVRMDFSLLALGFAVVLMVAVAWMLARTSFGYELRTSGIQPEAAAYGGVAEKRMIVSSMTLSGALGGVAGAFWVLMQHGRWLENVPPIGFDGIAVSILAGNNPLGVGAAAFLFGVLSSGSRSIGTATNVPPELVGVLSGLLILFVAMPEFFRMIGGRYLDLGAERPARADGAGGADDD; from the coding sequence ATGAGGGACGACCTCGAGGTGCTGCTCGAACGCCTCGTCCACGCGTCGGTGTTCGAACGCATCGTCATCAGCGTCGCGGCGCTGTTCGCCGCGATCGTCGTCGGGGGCGTCCTCGTGTTCGTCTCCGGCGGCTTCGCCTCCTGTCGGACAGGGCTCGACCTCGCCGGCTGGACGTTCTGTTACAACCCGATGCAGGTCTACTACGAACTGTTCCTCGGCGCGCTCGGCCACCCGCTGGAGGGGGGCTGGCACCCGCTGAACTACGACATGGCGACGACGCTGCGGGAGACGACGCTGCTGATCTTCGCGGGGCTGTCGGTCGCCGTCGCGTTCCGCGCGGGCCTTTTCAACATCGGGACCCAGGGACAACTCGTCGTCGGCGGCCTCGCGACGGCGGTGACGGTGCTCTACGCCGCGGCGATCGTTCCCGCGGGCTTCGTCGGGACGCTCGTCCTCGTCCCGATCGGGGTCGCCGCCGGCGCGCTCTTCGGCGGGCTCTTCGGGGCGATCCCCGGCGTGTTGAAGGCCTACGCCGACGCCAACGAGGTCATCACGACGATCATGCTCAACTTCGTCGCGGCCGGCATCACGTCGACGCTGCTCTCCTGGCGGTTCCAGGACCCCGACAGCGCGAACCCACAGACCGCGCGCGTCCCGGAGTACGCCGAGATTCCGACCATCCCGTACGTCGGCTTCGACGTCCGGATGGACTTCTCGCTGCTCGCGCTCGGGTTCGCCGTCGTGCTCATGGTCGCCGTCGCGTGGATGCTCGCGCGTACCTCGTTCGGCTACGAGCTACGCACCAGCGGCATCCAGCCGGAGGCGGCCGCCTACGGCGGCGTCGCCGAGAAGCGCATGATCGTTTCGAGCATGACCCTCTCGGGCGCGCTCGGCGGGGTCGCCGGCGCGTTCTGGGTGCTGATGCAACACGGCCGCTGGCTCGAGAACGTCCCGCCGATCGGGTTCGACGGCATCGCCGTCTCGATCCTCGCGGGCAACAACCCGCTCGGGGTCGGCGCCGCCGCGTTCCTCTTCGGCGTCCTCTCCAGCGGGTCGCGCTCGATCGGCACCGCGACGAACGTCCCGCCGGAACTGGTCGGCGTCCTCTCCGGGCTCCTCATCCTGTTCGTCGCGATGCCCGAGTTCTTCCGGATGATCGGGGGTCGCTACCTCGACCTCGGGGCCGAGCGTCCGGCCCGGGCCGACGGCGCCGGAGGTGCTGACGATGATTGA
- a CDS encoding BMP family lipoprotein, which yields MARDRRRFLKGAGVAGLAAMAGCVGGFGDEGGEGSDVNVGMVYATGGLGDNSFNDMAREGVLQAEEELGVSHSKTEPSSEGEFEGAQRDFAESGDYDLISCIGFAQEDALTENAPAYPDQNFMLIDAVVEEDNVRNYVFGEPEGSFQVGHLAGLLTDMEFAAGAGETNPDESVVGFVGGVESPLIESFQAGFEAGVEYANPDAEVVSSYVGSFNDTGVGQETARSMYQDQGADIVFHAAGATGVGVFQAAQSEGRFAIGVDADQSESEPDYADVILASMVKRVDTAVFTAIESVVNDAFEGGETEVLGLEQDGVEAVYGASIGDEIPDDVKGALDESRQAIIDGEIEVPTEL from the coding sequence ATGGCACGTGACAGACGGCGGTTCCTGAAGGGTGCTGGCGTGGCTGGCCTCGCGGCGATGGCCGGGTGCGTCGGCGGATTCGGCGACGAAGGCGGCGAAGGCTCGGACGTCAACGTCGGCATGGTGTACGCCACCGGCGGGCTGGGGGACAACTCGTTCAACGACATGGCCCGCGAGGGCGTCTTGCAGGCCGAAGAGGAACTCGGCGTCTCCCACAGCAAGACCGAGCCGAGTTCGGAGGGCGAGTTCGAGGGCGCCCAGCGGGACTTCGCGGAGTCCGGCGACTACGACCTGATCAGCTGTATCGGCTTCGCACAGGAGGACGCGCTCACCGAGAACGCGCCCGCCTACCCCGACCAGAACTTCATGCTCATCGACGCCGTCGTCGAGGAGGACAACGTACGGAACTACGTCTTCGGCGAACCCGAAGGCTCGTTCCAGGTCGGCCACCTCGCGGGGCTGCTGACCGACATGGAGTTCGCGGCGGGCGCGGGCGAGACCAACCCCGACGAGTCGGTCGTCGGCTTCGTCGGCGGCGTCGAGTCGCCGCTGATCGAGTCGTTCCAGGCCGGCTTCGAGGCCGGCGTCGAGTACGCCAACCCCGACGCCGAGGTCGTCTCGAGCTACGTCGGGAGCTTCAACGACACCGGGGTCGGTCAGGAGACCGCGCGTTCGATGTACCAGGACCAGGGCGCGGACATCGTCTTCCACGCCGCGGGCGCGACCGGCGTCGGCGTCTTCCAGGCCGCCCAGTCCGAGGGCCGGTTCGCGATCGGCGTCGACGCCGACCAGTCCGAGAGCGAACCCGACTACGCGGACGTCATCCTCGCGAGCATGGTCAAGCGGGTCGACACCGCGGTCTTCACCGCCATCGAGTCGGTCGTCAACGACGCCTTCGAGGGCGGCGAGACCGAGGTCCTCGGCCTCGAACAGGACGGCGTCGAGGCGGTCTACGGCGCGTCGATCGGCGACGAGATCCCCGACGACGTCAAGGGCGCCCTCGACGAGTCCCGACAGGCGATCATCGACGGCGAGATCGAGGTCCCGACGGAACTGTAA
- a CDS encoding ABC transporter permease, translating into MIDGLSRRRVGGGLAVVVALWLVAAVAFPDSWARALLGVVASPSTHTATLRLAVPIALAAIGGIFAEKSGVINIGIEGLLIVSAFSAILVTYWLGAGESTLLVSHHWWGFAAGVLASTLFALVFAVVCIEFKADQIIAGLAVWLIALGLAPFASRIVFNSPNTAGVGRFQNVTVPVLSEVPVVGYLLFDTEPQVYVMLGSAAAGWYLLSRTAFGRWVVASGENPKALDTAGVDVRKVRYAAVLLSGFFAGLGGAGFALGQLGTFAGGGDTAIGGRGFIAIATYLFANYHPIGALAGSFLFAGLDAIQLRLQNLGYAVPTELIRTIPYVTVVVVLVFVGKTRLPEAAGEHYDPGED; encoded by the coding sequence ATGATTGACGGCCTCTCGCGCCGGCGCGTCGGCGGGGGCCTCGCCGTCGTCGTCGCGCTCTGGCTCGTCGCCGCCGTCGCGTTCCCCGACTCGTGGGCACGCGCGCTGCTCGGCGTCGTCGCCAGCCCGAGTACGCACACGGCGACGCTGCGTCTCGCCGTGCCCATCGCGCTGGCGGCCATCGGCGGCATCTTCGCCGAGAAGAGCGGCGTCATCAACATCGGCATCGAGGGGCTGTTGATCGTCTCGGCGTTCTCGGCGATCCTCGTCACCTACTGGCTGGGCGCCGGCGAGTCGACGCTGCTCGTCTCTCACCACTGGTGGGGCTTTGCCGCCGGCGTGCTCGCGAGCACGCTGTTCGCGCTGGTGTTCGCGGTCGTCTGCATCGAGTTCAAGGCCGACCAGATCATCGCCGGCCTCGCGGTGTGGCTGATCGCGCTGGGGCTCGCGCCGTTTGCCTCGCGGATCGTCTTCAACAGCCCGAACACCGCGGGCGTCGGGCGGTTCCAGAACGTCACGGTGCCGGTGCTCTCGGAGGTTCCGGTCGTGGGCTACCTGCTGTTCGACACCGAGCCGCAGGTGTACGTCATGCTCGGCTCGGCCGCCGCCGGCTGGTACCTGCTCTCGCGGACCGCGTTCGGCCGCTGGGTCGTCGCCAGCGGCGAGAACCCGAAGGCACTGGACACCGCGGGCGTCGACGTCCGGAAGGTCCGCTACGCGGCGGTGCTCCTCTCGGGCTTCTTCGCCGGCCTCGGCGGCGCCGGCTTCGCCCTCGGCCAACTCGGCACCTTCGCCGGCGGCGGCGACACCGCCATCGGCGGCCGCGGGTTCATCGCCATCGCGACCTACCTGTTCGCGAACTACCACCCGATCGGCGCGCTCGCCGGCTCGTTCCTCTTTGCCGGCCTCGACGCGATCCAGCTTCGCCTGCAGAACCTCGGCTACGCCGTCCCGACGGAACTCATCCGCACCATCCCGTACGTGACGGTCGTCGTCGTGCTCGTCTTCGTCGGCAAGACGCGCCTCCCCGAGGCCGCCGGCGAGCACTACGACCCCGGCGAGGACTGA
- the cdd gene encoding cytidine deaminase, giving the protein MDDLIEAARDVQDRAHVPYSGYRVGAALETADGEVYVGCNLENANYSNSLHAEEVAVAEAVKNGHRDFSRLAVSSDRRDGVTPCGMCRQTLAEFCDADLLVLCDEGEAVSEYTLGELLPNAITEEMLD; this is encoded by the coding sequence ATGGACGACCTGATCGAGGCCGCCCGCGACGTCCAGGACCGCGCCCACGTCCCCTACTCCGGCTACCGCGTCGGCGCCGCCCTCGAAACGGCCGACGGCGAGGTCTACGTCGGCTGCAACCTCGAGAACGCGAACTACAGCAACAGCCTCCACGCCGAGGAGGTGGCGGTCGCCGAGGCGGTCAAGAACGGCCACCGCGACTTCTCCCGGCTCGCCGTCAGTTCCGACCGCCGGGACGGCGTCACCCCCTGCGGGATGTGTCGCCAGACCCTCGCCGAGTTCTGCGACGCGGACCTCCTCGTGCTCTGTGACGAGGGCGAGGCGGTAAGCGAGTACACCCTCGGCGAACTGCTCCCGAACGCGATCACCGAGGAGATGCTGGATTGA
- a CDS encoding poly(R)-hydroxyalkanoic acid synthase subunit PhaE, with the protein MTDTQPEDWNAFVEQWNEQFLDAVETNMEAQAQFVESWAETVERTAEDEEMADGVEGYARAYEAWMDASRQMVERMNDVVEGEDVDVEEFRDIWLNTANEAFKEVMSTTAFARLTGETVGDVLELQQQADEAAENTLRTLGFATGNDVAEVGDRLVELERRQHAVEQKLDRVLDHLEEE; encoded by the coding sequence ATGACTGACACACAACCCGAAGACTGGAACGCGTTCGTCGAGCAGTGGAACGAGCAGTTCCTCGACGCGGTCGAGACCAACATGGAAGCGCAGGCGCAGTTCGTCGAAAGCTGGGCCGAGACCGTCGAGCGGACCGCCGAGGACGAGGAGATGGCCGACGGCGTCGAGGGCTACGCCCGCGCCTACGAGGCGTGGATGGACGCCTCCCGGCAGATGGTCGAGCGAATGAACGACGTCGTCGAGGGCGAGGACGTCGACGTCGAGGAGTTCCGCGACATCTGGCTCAACACCGCCAACGAGGCGTTCAAGGAGGTCATGTCGACGACCGCGTTCGCCCGGCTGACCGGCGAGACCGTCGGCGACGTCCTCGAACTCCAGCAGCAGGCCGACGAGGCCGCCGAGAACACCCTCCGGACGCTCGGGTTCGCCACCGGGAACGACGTCGCCGAGGTCGGCGACCGGCTGGTCGAACTCGAACGCCGCCAGCACGCCGTCGAGCAGAAACTCGACCGCGTGCTCGACCACCTCGAAGAAGAATGA
- a CDS encoding nucleoside phosphorylase encodes MTGDSEDPNADVQYHLEVAPDDVADTVLLPGNPERIEKIVSVWDDHEERAHHREYRTATGTYEGTPISVTSTGIGSPSAAIAVEELARVGVDTFVRVGSCGAIQPEMDVGDLVITTGAVRQEGTSDEYVREDYPAAADYEVVTALVAAAERLGYDYHTGVTMSADSFYAGQGRPGFDGFEAAGAAALLDELREANVANIEMEASAILTIANVYGLRAGAVCTVYANRETGEFRTEGESRAAETASLATHLLARMDAVKREAGVDRWHAGLSVE; translated from the coding sequence ATGACCGGGGACAGCGAAGACCCGAACGCCGACGTACAGTACCACCTCGAAGTCGCGCCCGACGACGTCGCCGACACCGTGCTCCTGCCGGGCAACCCCGAGCGGATCGAGAAGATCGTCTCCGTCTGGGACGACCACGAGGAGCGGGCCCACCACCGGGAGTACCGGACGGCGACGGGCACCTACGAGGGGACGCCGATCAGCGTGACGTCGACGGGCATCGGCAGCCCCTCGGCGGCCATCGCCGTCGAGGAACTCGCACGGGTCGGCGTCGACACCTTCGTCCGGGTCGGCTCCTGCGGGGCGATCCAGCCCGAGATGGACGTCGGCGACCTCGTGATCACGACCGGCGCGGTCCGACAGGAGGGCACCAGCGACGAGTACGTCCGCGAGGACTACCCCGCGGCCGCCGACTACGAGGTCGTCACGGCGCTGGTCGCCGCCGCCGAGCGCCTCGGCTACGACTACCACACCGGCGTGACGATGAGCGCAGACTCCTTCTACGCCGGCCAGGGCCGCCCCGGATTCGACGGCTTCGAGGCCGCCGGCGCGGCGGCCCTGCTCGACGAACTCCGCGAGGCGAACGTCGCGAACATCGAGATGGAGGCCAGCGCCATCCTCACGATCGCGAACGTCTACGGCCTCCGTGCGGGCGCGGTTTGTACGGTGTACGCCAACCGCGAGACCGGCGAGTTCCGCACCGAGGGCGAGTCGCGGGCCGCCGAGACCGCCTCGCTTGCGACCCACCTGCTCGCGCGGATGGACGCGGTGAAACGCGAGGCGGGCGTCGACCGGTGGCACGCGGGCCTCTCGGTCGAGTGA
- a CDS encoding DUF488 family protein — protein MTRGTLADTYVAALRHDLAAVDPEATLVGVVRKPTSWFHAAVDENVPELGPPEDLLAAVERAETDLKMRGFCEEEAHNAAWDRVGFERAYREHLAEDPAATAALAALDERLESGESLVLVCYENTEKKRCHRTILRDVLEGE, from the coding sequence ATGACACGGGGAACGCTCGCGGACACCTACGTCGCCGCGCTCCGCCACGACCTCGCGGCGGTCGACCCGGAGGCGACGCTCGTGGGCGTCGTCCGCAAACCCACCTCGTGGTTTCACGCCGCCGTCGACGAGAACGTCCCCGAACTCGGTCCCCCCGAGGACCTCCTCGCGGCGGTCGAGCGGGCCGAGACGGACCTCAAGATGCGGGGGTTCTGCGAGGAGGAGGCGCACAACGCCGCGTGGGACCGGGTCGGGTTCGAGCGCGCCTACCGCGAGCACCTCGCCGAGGACCCGGCGGCGACCGCGGCGCTCGCGGCGCTCGACGAGCGCCTCGAATCCGGGGAGTCGCTGGTGCTCGTCTGCTACGAGAACACCGAGAAGAAGCGGTGTCACCGGACGATTCTGCGAGACGTACTGGAGGGCGAGTGA
- a CDS encoding ABC transporter ATP-binding protein: MNHPGSAETGDPGEGTAGGGDLAVYLDGITKRFPGVVANDEVDLRVERGTVHALLGENGAGKTTLMNVLYGLYEPNEGRVVVDGVEREFETPRDAIDAGVGMIHQHFMLVDTMTVAENIALGNEPRKWFGLAVDRERIDREIRELCDRYGFSVDPDATVEELSVGVQQRVEILKALYRGADVLILDEPTAVLTPQEVEGLYAVLEELTDQGKTVIFITHKLGEATHAADEITVLRDGRSVGTVDPAGTTHEELAELMVGREIILEVEADPVDAGRPVLEASALSVEDDRGVEAVSGIDLEVRAGEIFGIAGVDGNGQAELIEAITGLCTPDGGTVRFLGEDVTDWPRRRRIDAGMAYIPEDRHERGLVMSFDLVENGILGSQRSPPFADGGRIDWDGARTHAEEIIETYDVRPPNADGDAQSFSGGNQQKFIVGREFERDPELVVATHPTRGVDVGSTEFIHDRLLDLRREGTAILLVSSKLDEVRGLSDRLAVIHEGEFVDVADPDAVTEEDLGLLMAGERPERREREVSPADATFRGEDR; encoded by the coding sequence ATGAACCATCCGGGATCGGCCGAAACGGGGGACCCCGGCGAGGGGACGGCGGGCGGGGGCGACCTCGCGGTCTACCTCGACGGGATCACGAAACGCTTCCCGGGCGTCGTGGCGAACGACGAGGTCGACCTCCGCGTCGAGCGGGGGACCGTCCACGCCCTGCTCGGCGAGAACGGCGCGGGAAAGACGACGCTGATGAACGTCCTCTACGGGCTGTACGAGCCCAACGAGGGGCGGGTCGTCGTCGACGGCGTCGAGCGCGAGTTCGAGACGCCGCGGGACGCCATCGACGCCGGCGTCGGCATGATCCACCAGCACTTCATGCTGGTCGACACGATGACCGTCGCCGAGAACATCGCGCTCGGCAACGAGCCGCGCAAGTGGTTCGGGCTGGCGGTCGACCGCGAGCGCATCGATCGCGAGATCCGCGAACTCTGTGACCGGTACGGCTTCTCGGTCGACCCCGACGCGACGGTCGAGGAGTTGAGCGTCGGCGTCCAGCAGCGCGTCGAGATCCTCAAGGCGCTGTACCGCGGCGCGGACGTCCTCATCCTCGACGAGCCGACGGCCGTGCTCACGCCCCAGGAGGTCGAGGGGCTGTACGCCGTCCTCGAGGAACTCACCGATCAGGGGAAGACGGTCATCTTCATCACGCACAAACTCGGCGAGGCGACTCACGCGGCCGACGAGATCACCGTCCTGCGCGACGGCCGGTCGGTCGGCACGGTCGACCCCGCGGGGACGACCCACGAGGAACTGGCCGAACTCATGGTCGGCCGGGAGATCATCCTCGAAGTCGAGGCCGACCCGGTCGACGCCGGCCGGCCGGTCCTCGAAGCGAGCGCGCTGTCGGTCGAGGACGACCGCGGCGTCGAGGCCGTCTCCGGGATCGACCTCGAGGTCCGCGCCGGCGAGATATTCGGCATCGCGGGCGTCGACGGCAACGGACAGGCCGAGTTGATCGAGGCGATCACGGGGCTGTGTACCCCCGACGGGGGGACGGTCCGCTTCCTCGGCGAGGACGTCACCGACTGGCCGCGCCGCCGGCGCATCGACGCCGGCATGGCCTACATTCCGGAGGACCGCCACGAGCGCGGGCTCGTCATGTCCTTCGACCTCGTCGAGAACGGCATCCTCGGCAGCCAGCGCTCGCCGCCGTTCGCCGACGGCGGCCGGATCGACTGGGACGGCGCGCGGACCCACGCCGAGGAGATCATCGAGACCTACGACGTCCGTCCGCCGAACGCCGACGGCGACGCCCAGTCGTTCTCCGGGGGCAACCAGCAGAAGTTCATCGTCGGCCGCGAGTTCGAACGCGACCCCGAACTCGTCGTCGCGACCCACCCGACCCGCGGGGTCGACGTCGGGTCGACGGAGTTCATCCACGACCGCCTGCTCGACCTCCGGCGCGAGGGGACGGCGATCCTGCTCGTCTCCTCGAAACTCGACGAGGTGCGAGGGCTCTCGGACCGCCTCGCGGTCATCCACGAGGGCGAGTTCGTCGACGTGGCCGACCCCGACGCCGTCACCGAGGAGGACCTCGGACTCCTGATGGCCGGGGAGCGTCCCGAGAGGCGGGAACGCGAGGTGTCGCCCGCAGACGCCACGTTCCGGGGTGAGGACCGATGA